A segment of the Catenuloplanes nepalensis genome:
CGAGGTGGAGGCGCCGGCCGAGAGCGAATTCGCGTCGATCAACAGCGCGGCCACGTTGCCGCCGAGCCCGGCGACCAGGTAGAGCGCGAGGAACCGCACCGGGCCGAGCGCGGCCTCCAGCTGCCGGCCGAGGATCCACAGCGCCCACATGTTCATCAGCAGATGCAGGATCCCGAAGTGGATGAACATGGCGGTGAACAGCCGGTAGTAGCCGCCGTCCCAGACGCCGGGGAAGACCGTGCCGAACTCCGGGAAGGCGCCGTCCGCCACGCCGCCGTCGGCGAGCACCGTGATCGTCGGGCCGACCACCGCGCCGGCGTAGTGGAGGATCGAGGCGCCGCTGAACAGCCCGTCGCCGACCAGCGCGTTCATCCCGGAGAAGACCACGCCGAGCACGGCGGCCAGGATGTTGAGCCCGATCAGCGTGGTCGTGACGACTCCGGCACGACCGGCCGCGCTCCCGCCGAAGGCGGTGCGGACCGGCCGCTGCGTACGTCTTCCCTCGGCCACGCACTCCGGGCACTGGTGGCCGACCGACGCCTCGTTCATGCAGTCGGGGCATATCGATCGGTCGCACCGGGTGCACCGGACATACGTCTCCCGGCCGGGATGCCGGTAGCAGACCGGGACGGTCGCCGGAACGTCACTCATACGATCAAAAGTACGTCAGATCAGCCAACGCGCTCGATCTCGACCTTCTCGATGACCACGTCCTGCTTCGGACGGTCCATCGGGCCGGTCGGCGTGGTGGCGATCGAGTCGACCACGCGCGCGGACTGGTCGTCGGCCACCTGGCCGAAGATGGTGTGCCGGTGGTTCAGGTGCGGCGTCGGCGACACCGTGATGAAGAACTGCGAGCCGTTGGTGCCGGGCCCCGCGTTCGCCATCGCGAGCAGGTAGGGCCGGTTGAAGACCAGGTCCGGGTGGAACTCGTCGGCGAACTTGTAGCCGGGACCGCCGGTGCCGGTGCCGGTCGGGTCGCCCATCTGGACCATGAAGCCGCTGATCACCCGGTGCGAGATGGTGCCGTCGTAGTACGGGCCCTGGCCGGGCTGGCCGGTGCGCGGGTCCGTCCACTCCTTGGTGCCCTCGGCCAGCTCTACGAAGTTGGCCACCGTCTTCGGGGCGTGCAGCGGAAACAGCTCGAGCCGGATCGCACCGTGGTTGGTGTGCAGGGTGGCATATACAGCCTGGGCCACGGGTACTCCTTCGTCGGTTGGACAGTTCAGTTTCCAAGCGGATCCTCCCATGTACGAGTTCCGCCTACACGGCGGCACCCGAAGGGGCAGGATCACCACAGGGACAGACACCCTTTCGGAGGTGGGGCTGGTGTTCGGTATCGGGCGAAGCAAAACCCGCAGCCAGATGGTCCGGGAAGAGCTCGAAGAGGGCCTGGATCACCTGAGGCAGGCTGCCACGCACGCGGCGGAGGGCGTCGGTGCGACGGTCGGCCCGCGGGTGCACGCCGCGCGCGAGGTCGTGACACCGGCCGCCAGCCGTGCGCGCAACGCGGCCGCCGGCGGGATCGCGGCGTTCACCCCGCTGGCCATGTCGGCCGCGGACGGCGCGCGACAGACCGGGAAGCAGACCCGGCGGATGAAGCGGAAGAACGCCAAGGCGCTGCGCCGCGCCGTCGGCCGTGAGGAGCGAGGCATGTCGCGGAACCGCAAGCTGACCGGTTTGCTGATGATCGGCGTCGCCGCCGGCGTGGCCGGTTCGATGATCATGCGTAAGCGGCGGCAGCGCGAAGAGGACCAGTGGACCACCCACGAGTCCAGCACCGCGCGCAGCGCCACCGACGCGGCCCGGCAGATGACCGAGAACGCGAAGCACATGTCCGAGACCGCGAAGGACAGTCTTCAGTCGGCCCAGGGGGCGGTAGCCGGGAGGATCGCGTCGGCGACCGAGTCGGCGAAGCACAGCGTGATCAGCGCGGCGGAGACCGCGAAGAGCACGGCCACGAGCGCGATGCACTCCGGCTCCTCCGACAAGGACAGCGGCAAGGACCAGGACAAGCAGCCGACCGCGGACCGGATCGCCGTGTCCGACCGGCTGTCCGCTGACCCGCAGTCGCCGGCCTCGTCGCCGGCCTCGTCGATCCGGCCGGCCGGCATGGCGGGCGCGACCGGGATGGCCGGTGCGGGCAACAAGACGCACGGCGACCCGATCACCGGCCCGGACCGCTGGCCGAACGGCTGAAATCATCGTGAAACCGGCCTGGGGGTACGCGTACCCCCAGGCCGGTCTCTGTCTGTTCTAGAGCCAGCCGTTGCGCCGGAACAGGCGGTAGAGCGTGCCCGATGTGATCACCAAAAGCATGATCAGGATGGGGTACGAGTAGCGCCACTTCAGCTCCGGCATGAAATCGAAGTTCATGCCGTAGATGCCCGCGGCAGCGGTCCACACCGTGGCGATCGCGGCCCACGAAGCGATCTTCCGCATGTCGTTGTTCTGGTCGACCGAGACCTGGGCCAGCCGCGCCTGGAGGATCGAGTTGAGCAGGTCGTCGTTGCCGGTGACCTGCTCGATCGTGCGGCTGAGGTGGTCCTGCACGTCCCGGAAGTACCGGCGGATCTCCTTCGGCACCGTGCCACGGCTGGCGTCCGAGGTGAGCGTGAGCAGCGGCCGCTGGAACGGCACCACCGCGCGGCGGAACTCCACCAGTTCGCGCTTCAGCTGGTAGATCGACTGGATGCTGCTGGTGCCGGCGCGTGAGAAGACGTCCTCCTCCAGCGCGTCCAGGTCGTCCTCGATGCCGTCCGCGACCTCGATGTAGTGGTCGACGATCCGGTCCGAGACCGCGTAGGCGACCGCCCACGGGCCCTGGGCCAGCAACTCCTGCCGCGCCTCCAGGTCCGTGCGGACCGGGGAGAGCCGCGACGCGTTGCCGTGCCGCACCGTGATCACGAAGGCCGGGCCGATGAACATCAGCACCTGACCGGTCTCCACCACCTCGGAGTGCTCGGTCAGCCGGCCGTGCTCCAGGTATCGCGCGGTGCGGCAGACCAGGAACACGACGTCGTTGAAGCGCTCCAGCTTCGGGCGCTGCTCCGCCTTGACCGCGTCCTCGACCGCGAGCTCGTGCAGGCCGTACGCCTCGGCGATCGGGGCCATCTCGGCCTCGCTCGGCTCGTGCAGGCCGAGCCAGACGAACGCGTTCGGCTGCTCGCGCGCGGCGGCGAGCGCGGACGCGTAGTCCTGCCGGCCCTCCTGGCGCACGCCGTCGACGTAGAGCGCGCAGTCGACGACCGCGCTGCGCACGACGTCGCGCGCGGGCGTGGGCGGCGGCGAGCCGTCGGCCCCGATGATCCGGGTCATCGCCCGGACCGGCGCCGTCCAGGTTCGGGAGCGGCCCCCCGAGTGTCCGTTGCCGCCGGCCGCCGGATTGTTCCGCTCAGCCATCCGCATTCACCCCCTCTTGATATCCCGAATGGAGGTTACGCGCGGCGCTTCGCCGTCGAATCTCAACGAGGGGGGTGGCGCCGGGTGGACCGGCCGCTTTCGGGGGGTGGGGGGTGCGGTATCGGTCCACCCGGCGCCCCACGACGGGATGCTGCGCGGGGTGCTCCGCCGCTGGCGTGCGTAGACGCGAGGTGAGGGGTGGCGCCGGGTGGACCGGCCGCTTTCGGGGGGTGGGGGGTGCGGTATCGGTCCACCCGGCGCCCCACGACGGGATGCTGCGCGGGGTGCTCCGCCGCTGGCGTGCGTAGACGCGAGGTGAGGGGTGGCGCCGGGTGGACCGGCCGCTTTCGGGGGGTGGGGGGTGCGGTATCGGTCCACCCGGCGCCAAGGGGGCGGGGTTATGTCTATGTGGGCCACCGCATGGCGATCGGCCTCCCGCATTCTGGCCTCAGGCCCGGTCCGAAGGAAACCCCGGACCGGGCCTGACGGCTCATTGTCGTGAATCCGACAGATCAAAAGGGCACCTTTTGGTGCTGTCAGGCGTTAGTGGTCACGGCTTTCAGCCGCGCACCGCGTCGATGGCGGCGGCCAGCCGGCGCACGCCCTCGTCGATCTGGTCCACGGTCACCGCGGAGAACGCCAGCCGCAGCGAGTGCTCGCCGCCCTCCAGCAGGAAGTCCGTGCCCTTCACGACCGCCACGCCGCGCTCGGCCGCGGCCGGGAGCACCTTGTCCACGTGCACGTCGTCCGGCAGGTCGATCCAGAGGAAGTAGCCGCCGTCCGGCTCCGTGAACCGCACGCCCGGGATGTGCGCGCGCAGCGACTCGGCCAGCACCCGGGCCCGCTCGCCGAGCGCCGCGCTCACGGTCGCGATCGAGCGGTCGATGTCGCCGGACACGCAGAACTGGTGCACGATCGCCTCGGACACCATGCCGGGCGAGATGTAGAGGTTGGTCGCGCGCTTCGCGATGTCCGCGATCAGCTTCGCGGGGCCGACCAGGTAACCGACGCGCACGCCCGGGCAGACCGTCTTGGTGAAGCTGGACGCGTGCACGACCACGCCCTCGGTGTCCATCGACAGCATCGACGGCAGCGCCTCGCCGCGGAACCGGATGTCCGCGTACGGGTCGTCCTCGAAGATCGTGAAGCCGAACTCCTTCGCCAGCGCCAGCAGCTCACGGCGGCGCTCCAGGGAGAGCGTCACGCCGGCCGGGTTCTGGTAGTTCGGGATGATGTGGGCGAGCGTCGGGCGCACGCCGGACTCCAGCAGCGTGCGCAGCTCCGCGGTGTCGATGCCGTCCGCGTCCAGCGTCACCTGGTGCACCTTGCCGCCCAGGTTCTGCAGGTTGAGCAGCGTCCGGTCGTACGTCGGCTTCTCCACCACGACCGCGTCGCCGGCGGAGACCAGGTGGTCGAAGAGGAACGCGTCGGCCTGCAGCGAGCCGTTCGTGATCAGCACCTGCTCCGGCGTGACGCCGTGCTTCTCCGCGATCCACTTCCGGAGCGGGACGTAACCGACCGAGGTGCCGTAGGCGGAGATGCCCGCCGGGTCGGCGTCGAACGCGCGCACCGCCGCGGCCTTGAGACCCTCGATGTCCACGATGTCGAGGGAGGGGGCGCCACGGGCGAAGGAGATCAGCTGCTCAGCGGTCATGCGCTACAGCTTACGAGCCGGGCATGATCTTCCCCACGCCCATTCCCGCCTGGTGAAAGGCCCGGAGAAAGCCCGGAAGAAGCGGGGATGACGGGGGCGCCGGCCGCAGGAAACGACCGGCTCCACCCGTACCCTCGGGAGGTTTTCGATGTTGCTTTCCGTGGTCCGGCCTCGTCGTACCGTCAGGTGGTCTCCATGGCCTTTTCCCGCGCCCAGACGCGCATGATGTCGCGGACCGAGATCACGCCGAGGACCTCGTCCTCGTCCAGCACGACCAGGTGCCGGAAACCGCCGCGGGCCATCGCGAGCGCGGCCTCCTCCAGTGTCCAGCGGGGACTCGCGTAGACGACGTCCCAGGTCAGGTGGGCTCCGATGCGTTCGGTGTCGGGGTCCAGCCCGGCGCCGATCGCCTTGAGTAGGTCACGTTCCGTCATGATTCCCACGCCCTCCGCGTCCGGGTCGAGGATGACGGCGGATCCGATGCCGCGGTCGGCCATCATCGTGGCCGCCTGGCGGAGTGTGTGTTCGGGCCCCAGCGTGAGGACCAGAGTGGACATGGCATCGCGAACGTGCATGGCGCATCTCCCTTGATACGGCTGCTGTTCGTGCTGCCCCCCATGGTCGCGAATCCGCAGGCGGAGCGGCAAGAGAGAATCCGCAGGCGGAGCGGCAGGAGAGCGACGTTCCGCTAATCTCTCGTCGTGACCGCACCACCCGAGCCACCCCAGCCACCCGAGCCACCCGAGCCATCCGAGCCATCCGAGCCATCCGAGCCGTCCGAGCCGTCCGGCCGGTCGGCCGCGGACCCGCTGCTCTGTGCCGGTGCGCTGATCGTCGACGACGACGGCCGGATCTTCGTGCAGCGGCGGTCGGCGGACCGGCGGCTGTTCCCGGACACGTGGGACGTCGTCGGCGGGCACGTGGAAGCGGGGGAGAGCGTCGAGGAGGCGCTGCACCGCGAGGTCCGCGAGGAGACCGGCTGGGTCGTGTCGCACGTGCTGGGCACGGTCGGCGAGCACACCTGGAAGGGTGACGACGGGCTCCACCGGCTGGAGACCGACTACCTCTGCCGGGTGGACGGCGACCTGACCCGGCCGCGGCTGGAGACGGGCAAGCACACCGAGTTCGCATGGATCACCGAGGCCGAGCTGGACCTGCTGACCGAGAACCGGCCGGACGACGACACCATCCGGCGGATCGTCGCGGACGGGTTCTCGATGTTGAGGGTGTTCGGTTTCTGACGGTCGATCGTTGTTCCCGTTATGGGAATGATCGGTCTCGTGCTCGCCGCCGGTGCCGGACGACGTCTGCGCCCGTACACCGACGAGCTGCCGAAGGCGCTGGTCCCGGTGGACGGTGAGACCACGATCCTGGACATCGCGCTGCGCAACCTCGCGTCCGTGGGCCTGTGCGACGTCACGGTCGTGGTGGGTTATCGCGCCGGCGCCGTCCTGTCCCGTGTTGAGGATCTTGAAACCCGCCACGGGGTACGGCTGACGCTCGTACACAACGACCGGGCCGAGGAGTGGAACAACGCGTACTCGCTGTGGTGTGCTCGTGATCACTTCGCCGACGGTGCGCTGCTGGTCAACGGCGACACCGTGCACCCGGTGAGCGTGCAGAAGGCGCTGCTCGCCGCGCAGGGCCCGTCGATCGTGCTGGCGCTGGACACCGCGAAGCGACTCGCCGACGAGGAGATGAAAGCCGATTTCTCGGCCGACGGGCGTCTCAGGCGCATCACCAAGCTGATGGACCCGGGCGCCGCGACCGGCGAGTACATCGGCGTCTCGCTCATCTCCCCGGCCGCGGCCGGCGGGCTCGCGGACGCGCTGGAGACGGTCTGGCGCCGCGACCCGAACCTCTACTACGAGGACGGCTTCCAGGAGTACGCCGACCGGGGCGGCGCGATCCGGCACGCGGACATCGGCGACGTCCCCTGGGTCGAGGTGGACGACCACCACGACCTGGCGCGCGCCCGGGCCATCGCATGCCGTTACTAGCCCGCACCATCCTCACGCCGCTGCACGTCGACGTGCGGCGCGGCGCCGTCGCCGACCTCGGCCGGATCCTCGCGGACGGCCGGATATCCGCCGGCGGTGACGTGGCCGTGGTGGTCGGGCACGGCGTCGGCGCGCAGGTCGCCGACCTGATCCGGCCCAGCCTCGGCGCGGCCGACATCTTCACCGTCGCGGGCGGCACGCTGGACAGCGCGAACGAGCTGGCCGCGAAGCTGCGCGCCCGGTCGTACGACGCGGTGGCCGGCATCGGCGGCGGCACCACGCTGGACACCGCGAAGTACGCGGCCACCCGATACGGCATCCCGATGGTGTCCGTCGCCACCAGCCTCGCCAACGACGGCATCGGCTCGCCGGTCGCCAGCCTGGTCAACGACGGGATCAAGGGCTCGTACGGCGTGCACATCCCGATCGCGGTCATCGTCGACCTGGACTTCGTCGAGGCCGGCCCGTCCCGCTACAACCGCGGCGGCATCGGCGACGTGCTCAGCAACCTCAGCGCGGTCGCGGACTGGGAGCTGGCCCGGGACGTCCGCGGCGAACCGGTCGACGGACTGTCCGCGTCGCTGGCCCGGACCGGCGCGGAGGCGCTGCTGCGCCACCCCGGCGACATGACCGACGACGGCTTCGTCACCGTGCTCGCCGAGGGCCTGATCGCCAGCGGGCTGGCGATGGCCGTGTCCGGCTCCAGCCGCCCGTGCAGCGGCGGCTGCCACGAGATCATGCACGCGGTCGACGTGCTCAACCCCGGCACCGGCTCGCACGGCGAACTGGCCGGCATGGGCGCGCTGTTCTGCACGTTCCTGCGCGGCGACGAGCCCCGCTTCCGTGCCATGTCCGCCTGCCTCGCCCGGCACGAGCTGCACCGCACGCACCGGGACTTCGGCCTGAGCGACGAGCAGTTCGTGGACGTGATCGGCTTCGCGCCACGCACCCGCCCCGACCGCTACACGATCCTCGAACACCTGGACATGGGCACGAAGGAGATTCGCACGCGGCTGGCAGACTACGTTGATGCAGTCCAGCGCTCCTGAGCACCAGCCGGCCGAGTCCGACTTCTACCGCGTCAACCGCGGCGGCGGCCTCTACAGCGAGGCGGTCAGCCAGCGACTCGGCGCGAAGCTCGCGCTCTTCGGCTACCGCAAGAAGCTCGCGCCGACCACGCTCACCATCTTCAACCTCGGCATCAGCGCGGTCGTGTCCGCGCTGGTCATCGCGACCGCCGGCCCGGTGGCGGCCGGCGAGGTGCCCGGCGTCGTGATCGGCCTGATCGCGCTGGCCGGCTGGCAGCTCGCCTACGCCTTCGACTGCGCCGACGGCCAGCTCGCCCGGGTCACCGGCCAGACCAGCCCGGACGGCGCCCGCGTCGACGTGCTCTGCGACGTGGCCGGCCAGATCGCGCTGGTCGCCGCGCTCTCCGCCACCGCGGTCGCCCAGGAACCGGAGACCCCGGCATGGCTGATCGGCCTCTTCGCCGGCGGCTGGATGGTCAACCTGATCACCTCGGTCATGTCCACCGGCCCGCAGGCCGCCAGCATGCTGAAGTCCAACACGCTCCCGATCCGCATCGTCAAGCTGGTCCGCGACTACGGCGCCATCATCGCCGTGGCCGGCATCGTCCTCACCGTCGCACCGATCGCCATGGTCTGGTTCATCGGCATCTTCACCCTGATCAACGGCGCCTTCCTCCTCACCAGCATCGCCTTCAGCGCCCGCAACGCCCTACGCGAACATGACCTCCCCCGCTCCTGACCAGCGCGGCCGGCTCGCGTGGGCCGCGCGAGCCGGTCTCACCCGTCGGGGGGATGAACAGGCCCCCGATCAAGACCCCTGATGCCGTACGGTCGCCCGATACTTCCGACGGCTGGGGTGACACACCGTGCACGCGAGCGTTCACGCCGGTCTGCACGGCGAGGGCTTCATCTACGCGCTGGCCTGTGCGGCCGGCTTCACCACCGCGAAGATGAACCTGGACGTCGACGGCGTCGACTGGCAGATCGCTCACCCGGGCCCCAAGGGGACCGTAAGGTCGCCGAAGATCGAGTGCCAGGTGAAGGCGCGATCCGCGCCTGAGCTTCGAGACGACTGCTTTCAGCTCCGGCTTGACGCCGGCGGATACAACAAGATCGCTGGTGAGGGCTTTCGGATACCTCGCTTTCTCTTCCTGGTCGCCGTTCCCGACGAGATCAGCGGGTACGCCGTCTGCACTCACGACGCCATGCGGCTCGGAACAGCGGGATACTGGCTGGCGATGGCCGACAAACCGGTCGTGCCCATCGGAGAGGAACACCCGAAGACCATCGTTCTGAGCGTGCCGAGACGGAACCTGCTGACCGTGCACAGTCTCGGTGCACTGCTCGCCGGCGACCTGGAGGGAGCGAAGTCATGATCGACGCGCATGTGACCGATCGTGCTGCTCTTGCCGCTCGTTCCCCCGGTGAGCTCGCGCTTTATCTGCGGTCCAGGGCGTGGCAGATCCGCGATCGCGACGCGACAGGCGCGTACTGGGTGCTCGTCGCCGGCGGCGAGGAGTTCGAGGCGCTCCAGCCCACCGACGCCGGTCTGCGCGATTACGGCGCCCGCGTGCTCGACGTGCTGCGCGTGCTGTCGATCGTCGAGGATCGATCGGAGTTGGATGTCCTCCGGGACATGACCAACGTCTCCATGGACATCCACACGGTACGGACCTTCCCCGTCGACAGCCCGCCCGGCATGATCGGGCTGGACGACGGCGTGCAGGCGCTGGAGAGCGTCCGCAACCTCGTCCTAGCGGCCGCTTACTCGGTCGGCGCCGAGCAGCAGAAGGCGGTACAGCCCGCCCGCAAACCAGCCGAGGTGCTGAGGTTCCTCCGCGACGTCCGCATCGGGCCGAGCGCCGAGGGCAGCTTTGTGATGAGCGTGCACACGCCCATACCGCCGCGCCTGACCTCGGGCCATGCCGATGACGCGGATGATGGGCTGGAGCCGTCGGAGCCGTTCCAGCGCAGGGTGACGCTCCGCCTCTACGACGCGGTCGTCGCGGCTCGGGACGCCGCGAATGAGGCTCTGGTCAGCCCCGATGGGCTGGATGCCTTCACGGCATCCGTGCGACACGGGATGAGCGCGAATCTGTGTGAGGCGCTGGTCGGCATCGGCGGCGGTTCCGGGCACCCGTTCGAGATCTCCCTCTCCCTCGCGCCGTCCCGTCCGATGCTGCGCCGGCGACTGAGTCCGATTCGCTTCCGGCGCGACCATCTGCCGGTGCTCACCGCTGCCGCGCAGGAGTTGAGGGAGCGGATCGCGGAGGACGGCGTCACCGTCTTCGGCAATGTGGTCCGGCTGCACCGGGTGGGCACCGGCTCCGGCGAGATCAGCATCGCCGGCACCGTCGAGGGCGACGACCGGCTGCGCCGATTCTGGACACACCTGCCGGAGCAGGACTATCTGCAGGCCACCCGCGCTCACGAACAGATGCTCGGCGTCTCCGTCCGCGGCGACCTGCTTCGCCGCGGCACGCGGCTCTACCTGAAGAATCCGGTCGCCTTCCGGACGCTTCCGGAAGGCGACACGGACGAGGGCTGAGGCGTCAGCCGCGGACCGGGATGATGGCGGAGGAGCCGAGGAGGCGGCCGTTGGGGGCGAAGGCGTCGGCGCGGAGGTACTCCGGGTCGGTGGGGACGGTGAGGGCGGTTTCGAAGCCGGTGCGGTCGCCCTCGGCGACGACGCCGAGGCTGCCGGGCTGGCTGCCGGCGCGGATCTGCCAGGTCTCGACCTCGGTGGCGCCGTTCCAGCTGGCGTAGGCGACGAGTTTGCCGGCCTCGCGGCGCAACCCGACGGCGGGCTGGTCGGCGGGCTCGGCGGTCCACGTGGCGCGGTGCGCGCGGTACGACTGGCTGTCCGAGGGGAGCCGGCCGTCGAAGAGCACGGTGCCGTCCTCGGCGAACTCGGTGAAGTACGGCAGCTCGCCCCAGCCGACGAACGAGCCGCCGTCCGGCCGCTCCTCCATGCTGCCCTGGGTGGGCGCGGAGAGGCGGCGCGGGTGCACGTACTCGTGGACCAGCTCGGCCGTGCCGGCCTTCTCGTCCAGGGAGAGGATCAGGCCGCGGGAACGGTCGTGCTCCTTGGTGATGCCGGCCGCGTTGTCGAAGAGACCGATCGTGCCGTCGCTGCGCCGCCGCGCGTCGTGCTGCCAGGAGAACACGGCCTCCGGGGGGAGCCGGAAGTCGCTCTTCTTGCCGCCGAGCCGCCAGATCACGTCCCCGGTGGACCGGTCCACCTTGTAGACGGTCCAGGTGTGCCGGGCGGAGATGAGCAGGTTGCCGTCGGTGTCCTCGGCCACGGAGTTCGCGTGGAAGTAGTCGTACGGCAGCAGCGCGGAGTCGCCGGCCGGCAGCGGCGCGTACGACTCGTCGAACGGCACGTGCTCGCTGGCCCGCCACTCCAGGACCAGCCGCCCGGTGGCGATGTCGACCTCCTGGAGCACGCCGTCGTGCAGCGCGCCGGCGGCCGGCCCGCCGACCGAGGTGAGGTCGGCGGAGATCGGGCGGTAGACCCAGAACAGCGCGGTCCCCCGGGAGGTGATCTTCAGGTCGTGCTGGTCGGCCTGGGTGACGCCGTCCGCGCGGATCCGGGTGACCTCGCGGTAGCGGTTGTCGAAGATGACGAACTCGCCCTGCCCTATGCCGAGCCCACCGGTCCCGCCGATCAGCCCTTCCCACCAGGTCAGCACCGGCTTGTCCTGATACTGCTGGACCTTGAGGTCGATGGCGACCGTGGCCGGCGCGGGCACCGGGCGGAACCACACCGGCACACCGTTCGTGTCCACGATCAGCGTGCCGAACTGACCGCGTCCCTGCGCGGGCGTGAGGAACACGTGCCCCTCGGCGGGGTCCGGCGCCGGCGTGGAGACCACCACCCGCTGCACGTGCAGGTCGGGCCGGGAGATGAAGTTGAGCAGGTTGTCCGCGCCGCCGGCCTCGGAACCGCGGTTCGCCTCGCGCGCGGAGTCCGCGCCGATCACGAATCCGGCGCCGCAACCGGCCAGGCCGGCGGCCGCGAGCCCGCCGCCCGCGATCAGGAGTTGCCGCCGGGACCAGCGGCGTGGCGGCTCGGGCAGCGTGTCCGGCATCGCGCTGATGGGGGAGGGAGGAATCATGCCGGTTCCCGTCACGAGTAGCGACCTTCCCGGTGAAGCCGCAGATTACGCTCACACATTGCGCAGAAGCCCGTCGTACACGTCGAGCAGGCGGCGGGTCACCACCTGCGGATGGAACGTCGAGGAGTACCGCGCCCGCGCCGTGGCCGTCAGGGCGGCCGCGCCGTCCCGGGCGGCGGGCAGCGCCGCGGCCAGCTCCGCCGCGTCCGCCCGGACCACCCAGCCGGCGTCCCCGACCAGGTAGGGGATGCCGCCGAGCGCGGTGCCGAGCACCGGCCGGCCGGCGGCCAGCGCCTCGATCGTCACCGTTGGAAGCACATCGTGCCAGGTCGACACCGTGAGGACCACCGCCGTCCGGCGCAGGGCCGCGCGCACGCCGTCCCGGTCCAGCACGCCGAGGTACTCCACGTCCGCGCGGGCGGCCGCCGCGGCTTCCACCTCCGGGCGCAGCTCGCCGTCGCCCGCGATCCGCAGCGTGCCCAGCGAGCCGTCCGGGTGCCGGCGCCACGCGTCCAGCAGCAGGCCGAGGCCCTTCTCCGGGGAGAGCCGGGCCAGGAAGAGGAAGCCGTCGCCGGGTGGTGCGGGCGGACCCGGGTCGGGCACCGCGTTCGGCTTGACCACGATGGAGGCGGGTGGCACGCCGTACCCCCGCAGATGGTCCTTGATCGCGGTGGTCAGCGCGATGAAGCGGTCGACCGTGCGCCAGGTGGGGCGGTGCACCGCGAGCGCGGTGGCCATCACCGCGCTCTGCGCCCGCGAGCCCCGGTAGCAGCCGTGCACGATCGCGGGCAGCGGGAACGTCCTGTCCCGGCACTCCGTGCAGATCCGTCCGTCCCGGAAGAACAGGCCGGGCGCGCAGACCTGCCGGTAGTTGTGCACGGTCTGCACCACCGGGACGCCGTGCCGGTGCGCGGTGCGGACGATCCAGGGCGAGATCAGCGGGTACGGATTGTGCAGGTGCACCACGTCCGGGCGATGCGCGCGAAGCACACCGGCGAGCTCCCGCTGCGCGGCCGGCGCGTAGATCGGCGAGATCGGCAGCAGCGCCCTGCTCGCGACCGACATCCCGGGGATCTCGTCCGAGCTGCGGATGAACGGCAGCACCTCGACGCCCGCATCGGACAGCTGCGC
Coding sequences within it:
- a CDS encoding CDP-alcohol phosphatidyltransferase family protein, with protein sequence MQSSAPEHQPAESDFYRVNRGGGLYSEAVSQRLGAKLALFGYRKKLAPTTLTIFNLGISAVVSALVIATAGPVAAGEVPGVVIGLIALAGWQLAYAFDCADGQLARVTGQTSPDGARVDVLCDVAGQIALVAALSATAVAQEPETPAWLIGLFAGGWMVNLITSVMSTGPQAASMLKSNTLPIRIVKLVRDYGAIIAVAGIVLTVAPIAMVWFIGIFTLINGAFLLTSIAFSARNALREHDLPRS
- a CDS encoding DUF4365 domain-containing protein → MHASVHAGLHGEGFIYALACAAGFTTAKMNLDVDGVDWQIAHPGPKGTVRSPKIECQVKARSAPELRDDCFQLRLDAGGYNKIAGEGFRIPRFLFLVAVPDEISGYAVCTHDAMRLGTAGYWLAMADKPVVPIGEEHPKTIVLSVPRRNLLTVHSLGALLAGDLEGAKS
- a CDS encoding glycosyltransferase family 4 protein — encoded protein: MKVLVAHNRYRDAMPSGENTIVDQEMAQLSDAGVEVLPFIRSSDEIPGMSVASRALLPISPIYAPAAQRELAGVLRAHRPDVVHLHNPYPLISPWIVRTAHRHGVPVVQTVHNYRQVCAPGLFFRDGRICTECRDRTFPLPAIVHGCYRGSRAQSAVMATALAVHRPTWRTVDRFIALTTAIKDHLRGYGVPPASIVVKPNAVPDPGPPAPPGDGFLFLARLSPEKGLGLLLDAWRRHPDGSLGTLRIAGDGELRPEVEAAAAARADVEYLGVLDRDGVRAALRRTAVVLTVSTWHDVLPTVTIEALAAGRPVLGTALGGIPYLVGDAGWVVRADAAELAAALPAARDGAAALTATARARYSSTFHPQVVTRRLLDVYDGLLRNV
- a CDS encoding arylsulfotransferase family protein translates to MIPPSPISAMPDTLPEPPRRWSRRQLLIAGGGLAAAGLAGCGAGFVIGADSAREANRGSEAGGADNLLNFISRPDLHVQRVVVSTPAPDPAEGHVFLTPAQGRGQFGTLIVDTNGVPVWFRPVPAPATVAIDLKVQQYQDKPVLTWWEGLIGGTGGLGIGQGEFVIFDNRYREVTRIRADGVTQADQHDLKITSRGTALFWVYRPISADLTSVGGPAAGALHDGVLQEVDIATGRLVLEWRASEHVPFDESYAPLPAGDSALLPYDYFHANSVAEDTDGNLLISARHTWTVYKVDRSTGDVIWRLGGKKSDFRLPPEAVFSWQHDARRRSDGTIGLFDNAAGITKEHDRSRGLILSLDEKAGTAELVHEYVHPRRLSAPTQGSMEERPDGGSFVGWGELPYFTEFAEDGTVLFDGRLPSDSQSYRAHRATWTAEPADQPAVGLRREAGKLVAYASWNGATEVETWQIRAGSQPGSLGVVAEGDRTGFETALTVPTDPEYLRADAFAPNGRLLGSSAIIPVRG